TCATTAAGCCAATTTTGTTCTTcctaaattaaattgtatttcattgaaaaacatttatttgaatataataaaatcTAAACGACAGGTTTAACTTTGACATATTTTTCCATCTGTCTATAAAACACGTTGAAGCCTTTCAGTGTGAAGCTTGTTCAAATGGTGTTGATATGTTTTCTGACAGACTTTTTACGAAATAGACACCAccagaaaaactgtttttatttccaggTCATCTACTGATGTGAATTTTTACTTATAGCTGTATATTTGAATGGCGTTTACAAAGCTCTCCTGGAAGTAGTTTGTTGCTGTAGAAAGATACGATCAGGTGTTTGTGCattgaggaggaagtggagctgaatTTCATTATCTGATTGTGACTCAGCGTCACCCAATAAGCCCAGGCTGACTGCCGATAACACAACCATCACAGGAAAGGGAAGCGTAGCACTGATCTGCTCTGTGGATAATGCGGCTGGGTGCTTGATATGTAGTATTTCTCCTCGGATACTTGACCATCGCTGACAATagtccatcaattcattgaccttcagttatccttcaaaaatcctgatgatgttctcctctacacttgacatctattgcacttctgtccatcctgggagagggatccctcacatgtgcctctctctgaggtttctacgttctttttaccctgttaaaagggtttttagtagtttttcctaactcttgttgagggttaaggacagaggatgtcacaccatgttaaatccctatgagacaaattgtgatatgtgaatatgggctatacaaatagaattatattgattgattgaagacATATTTGAGGCAATACTAATATGTTGTTTACTGTATTAAATTTCCATCATTGCTATCCCCATTATTTcagatattatattataattctAAATGTCCAGAAACTATAAGGACGACAGTTCTGTCTCTTGCAGGGACGTGTGGTGATTTTTATCTAGCGACAGAAACGTATTAAAGTACAAGCAACCTCAGAGTTGGGGTGTGAGGTTCCTGTGAAGAAGGAAACTTACCCAGAAAGTGCACGaacacctccctctctcataTTGATAAGAGATGTGTTCCATTGATTCTCTACCTGTCTTGAAGTGTGTTTGAGTGGCGCTGCTGGATGGACCATGGGGCACTCTTTGCTCTGTGTGCTGTCGTTATTCTGTGAGTACATCAGTCACTTTTATTCTAAGAATGCAAAGTGTTTATCAGATGTTGGTCCAGCCACAGCAACAGCCGCTGAAACTGAAATGTCTTTCTAAATCTATTTGCAGAGGTAACCTGCCACATGTATTCTGTTACATGTAcataaataacttttatttgaGACTAAATTGTGATTGTTGGAGAACCGTTAGAAAGtggaatttatattttctttaaatgtattatttgatGCCCgaaaaatacaaattttatacctgattcattgatttatttgcCAAAAGATAATTTGATATAAGAATCAAACATTGTGATGTTCTAATGGGAATTATAGACTTTAAAGTAACAGGCTGAGAATACTGTCTCGATTATAATCAGAGAAACAATAATCTGATCCACATGAATTCAAATAAATGGATCAATCACAGAATATTACTGATATTTTAACTTCTTTTATTGATTGAGTTATTGATTCTCAAGCCATTTCATACTTTTGTACAATTTCTTAGATGGGTAGATTTGATACTACTGCTCATACTCGCTTCTACAATATAACAGTACTTACTAACAGACTTATTATTAGAGTCTGTACTGTGTATGATTATTAACAAGGTTTAATAATGTCTGATGAGATACCATTTTTCTTTCAGGGCTGATTacactcctctcctgtggatgCACTGAATGTAAGTCAACTCTTTTCTTTATTGCTCTCTATCTTTATTAATATGTATATTTCATCCCTTGTTTCTTTGTGTATGTTGTTACTAAGATTAGTGAGTATATGAATGGACTGCAAACCTATAGAACAAAACTCTTGTCGGTATTTCCTCTATGTTCTGTTTGTGCGGGGGGGGTAGATGCTGAGCTGACCTTTGAACCCAACTCAACCACTCTATATTCTGGGGAGCACATTCATTTCACGTGTCACATGAGAGAAACAAATGTCAGTGAGTGGTCTTATGAATTCAAGTGGAACGACAAACCACTGGTCCCCATCAATTCCACTAACGTCCTCAGGATTCCAGAGCTAACGCCCGACAGGAACGGGGATTATGAGTGCATTGCTCACCATAACAGCTCAGAAGAGAACAAATGGAGCAACAGGGCCACTCTTTCTGTGTCAGGTGAGATATCCAGAGTCATCGTCACCGCGGGGAATAGGCACGtgtacagacattttggggggcaggtgctcaaacataaaacaaagggcacccatcgccaaaattatttatgaaatttaaaaataataataattaattaattaattaattcaaaacacagtaggatattttcaacttatatatttatatttgttaacaaactatctcaaataatcaaattgaataaataaatgaataacaggcaaaaacagaaaaaacaaggcTGTATTGTATAATCAAATAATATGGTCAATAATCAAACaactcctggaaccgtcaccttatcgtggcgGAGAGGTTTgagtgtccctgtgaacctgggggctgtgttgtctggagccttgtgctcctggtagggtctctcatggcagagtggtctcaggtgaggggccagactaagaatggttcaaaaatcctcaatgaatatcgaaaaaagaggagatgtgacccggcccggaggaagcctggggcccccgtctggagctaggcccagtcggagggctcgatggcgagcgcctggtggccgggtttgccacggagcccggtcgggcacagcccgaacaaactacgtggcaccccccctctcttcatctcatgggcccaccacctgtgggaagacccgttggggtcgggtgcgcagccacatgggtggcagcgaaggtcaggggtctcgacggaccagacccgggcggcagaagctggctctggggacgtggaacgtcacctcgctgtggggaaaggaaccggagcttgtgagggaggtggagcgctatcagttagatctggtggggcttacctccacgcacagtcgaagctctggtaccgtactcctggataagggttggactctattcttctccggagttgccaagggcgtgaggcgccgggcgggtgtggtgatactcataaatccccggctgagcgccgcggtgttggagtttaccccggtagacgagagggtcgcctccctgcgcctaagggttgtaggggggaaaactctgactgttgtttgtgcgtatgcaccaaacagcagctcagagtactcggccttcttggagaccctgaatggagtcctgtatggggctccagtaggggactccgtagttctgctgggtgacttcaacgcccacgtgggcaacgatggagacacctggagtggcgtggtggggaggaacggcctccctgatctgaacccgagcggtcgtttgttattggacctctgtgctagtcatggattatccataacaaacaccatgttcgaacataagggtgctcataagtgtacctggtaccagagtaccctaggccgaagatcaatgatcgattttgtgatcgtgtcatctgatctgaggccgcatgttttggacactcgggtaaagagaggggtggaactgtcaaccgaccaccatctggatgtgagttggatcagggaatgggggaaatttccggatagacctggtaagcccaaacgagtagtgcgggtgaactgggaacgtctggaggaggcccccgtcctaggtatcttcaactcacacctccggcggagtttttctggcattcctgtggaggttgggggcattgagccggagtgggcggtgttcaaagcctccattgctgaagctgcggcggctagctgtggcctcagggtcttaggctcctcaaggggcggtaaccctcggacaccgtggtggacaccggtggtcagggaagccgtccgattgaagaaggaggccttccgggatatgatatcctggaggactcctgactcggttgcagggtaccgacaggcccgaagggctgcagctgctgcagtgtcggaggctaagcagcgggtgtgggagaagttcggagaggccatggagaaggactttcggtcggcaccaaagtgtttctggaagactatccggcacctcaggagggagaaaaggggaaccatccaagctgtgtacagtgaggatgggactctgttgacctcaactgaggaggtcgtcggacgttggaaggaacactttgaggaactcctgaatccgaataacacgccctctatgttggaggcagagctcgaggttgatggtgtttcgtcgtcaatttccctggtggaggtcactgaggtagtcaaacatctccgcagtggcaaagccccagggattgatgagatccagccagaaatgctaaaggctctgggtgttgaggggctgtcattgttgacacgcctattcaacatcgcgtgggagtcgggtacagtgccaaaggagtggcaaaccggggtggtggttcccctgttcaaaaagggggaccagagagtgtgtgccaattatcggggtatcacacttctcagcctccctggtaaagtctactccaaggtgctggaaaggagggttcggccgatcgtcgaacctcagattgaagaggaacaatgcggttttcgtcccggacgtggaactacggaccagctcttcactctcgcaaggatcctggagggggcctgggagtatgcccatccggtctacatgtgttttgtggatctggagaaggcgtatgaccgggtcccccgggagaaactgtgggaggtgctgcgggagtatggggtaagggggtctatcctcagggccatccaatccctgtactcccaaagcgagagctgtgttcgcgtcctcggcagccagtcagtttcgttctcagtgggagctggtctccgccagggctgcgccttgtcaccaatcctgtttgtgatatacatggacaggatatcgaggcgtagtcgtggtggggaggggttgcagttcgtggtctgaggatctcgtcactgctttttgcagaagGTCATCTGGGTGTGGACCTAAACTGGTCCACATGTAAACCAGCTAATGTGGCCCAAATACCTTAAAACAAACCTGAGTCTTTTTGACACACATCAAGAGCTGCAGGCAAAGTGTGATCTGTATGTGGACCTCAAGTGGTCCATGAATGGTGAACATGGCTCAAACAGCACATAACACATCAGGGCCACCTTTGGCCCTTTTGGTTGACACACGGTATTGCTACGGCTTATCTGTTGCCCGGCTCTGGCAAACAGCAGTGGACTGCCCAAGTGCCATCACTACATGAGGTGTGTGGGCTGGATGCCAGTGTGACAGTGTGGGCCACATCTGGGCCAAAAGCATTTACCTATATGGGGATCAATGAACATTTTACATGTTGAGATTCATCATTAGATCTTTTTTGTCTTACATATTTTACAATCAGAACTTTGTCCTCTACTGAGTTAAGTTCTGCTTCATTTGTTTAAtcttttttccccatttaatttgtctttcattttctctcacgCACTTTGAAAGCCAATAAACCCAGGCCCACGCTGACTGCCAATAACACAACCGTAACAGGAAAGGGAAGCTTAGCAATGATCTGCTCTGTGGATAACGCAGCTGAGTGGAGATACGACTGGTTCAAAAGAAACTCAGCTCAGATCCTAAGATATAATGAAACAGATGATAAAATCCGCATCTCAGAGGAAGGCATCTACAACtgcagaggacggagaggagacacaaCTTTCCTCACAGAGGACAGCAACCTAGTCACAATTAAGAACAGAGGTAAGAGTCAGTTTAGAAATCCAAAGACTAGTTACCTCCACTGTGGAGGTTATATTTTTTTCCCTGTacgtttctttctttatttgtttgtcagcaggattacgcaaaaactaccggatggatttccacaaaacttgggaCAGAACCAATGCAACAGcaccctctgcagccacacatgctATTTTTGAatagtctttttaactgatctcagtgcagcttcactcttcaactgGAGCTGATTTAacagtctgtgactctcagtacGTTCttcacaggagatggaacccactcaccagagtcacagagaacaaaCGTTCagggagtgaaggaggaaactttctccatATTAAGGCAGAGAATCATTACATTAACTTGGAAGCTGCTGTTTAAAGGTTAAAAAGTTGCATAGTGTTTTGCTTTAAGATTgtgtaattcttttttttttcttttccctgatGAAAAGATCAGAGGACTGGTATCTGTAAAgtttggtggaggtatgagctgtactgagtgccattctacttTCTTCTGTTCTCTGATTCTATTTGTGATCAGATTCCCACAAGGCGTCTGTGGCCCTGCAACCTGACTGGTCTCTGGTATTCAGTGGTGAGATGGTCACTGTCCGGTGTGAGGTCCCTGCAGATGTACTGACTGAGTGGGAGTATGAATGGACCAAACCCAACTCCAATACGGTTCCAAAACACAATGAATACAGGATTGTCAATGCGTCCTCGTCCGACAGTGGAAGCTACAGCTGTTTGGCTAAAGACAAGAAGAACTTGAATTCCACAACCGAGTGGAGCGATGACATCACATTAACAGTTTATGGTGAGAAAGACTGAGTTTTGAGAAACTGGCAAATGTCTCCTTCAATTTATGTTCATATGCGCTAATAAGAAATAgaatacaacaaaaaagtaaCGAGGGATGCACCGATTCAAAAGCTGAACATCTTAACGATATTTATCTCGTTGTTGCGATCAGCCTTTTGGTGACTAAgatgactttcaccgatatttAGATGTTATTCTCATCTGGGAGGAAATAATTGCTGTTCACATccaagccaaaatatcctggatacaaacgATCTGTGACCAAGGTCCTGCCGATACACaaactcagctgtcagtcaagatgtttcaccctgttttttatAACTTCCAAATTAATTCAGTTCGACCCAAAACTTGAACATACAGTACATCAGAGGTACAAGAACATCCTTTCTTCCTCAGATAActtgacctatactgcagccaccaccagggggcgaactCTCTGTTGtggagctgtgatgtcatccatctttatatacgtcTATGCTCAGCACCTTTAGACCATatggatgtgggccacttcaggcagtGATGCGGCTCCTCTAGAATGGATCCGAGCCTAAACTCGTCCACTTGTTAAAGAGCTAATGTGGCCCAACTATCCCAAAATAAACCTGGGTCTCTATGGTAAACATGCGGTGCTCTCTGCAAAGTGTGATCTGAATCTGGATGGTCCATGTGGTGAATATGGCCCAAATAGATCAAAACGAATCTGGGCCACGTTTGGCACCTTTGGTTAATGTACGGAACGGCTTTGGCTAACTTGTGGCTCTGATATGGGAAACAGGTGATATAATCTGGGCCAAAACATTCTGTACTTTTGCTTTTACTGCTGTTTTAGTTTGTACGACTGCAGAAGACTAAAGGAGATACATGTTCTACTCATTTCATTCAACTCACATGAAATGGATTAAATGCAGAAgtgtttttaacattaacaGAAAGACCAGCAGCTAACCTGAGTGCTGACCACAGAGCCTTTCCAGTAGGGGGCAGTGTGCTCCTGACCTGCTCCGTGGGCCCAGCATCACATGGCTGGAATTATTATTGGTACAGAGGTGAGAAAACCTCGGAGCCCCTGAAGGATGAGGATTTCAAGTCAAATGGACAAAGTGGTAGTGCCTCACGTGAAGGACTGTACTggtgcagaggaggaaaaggataTCCAGTTTACTACACCCAGTACAGTAACTCAGTCGGGATTCATGGAATTGGTGAGTGCGGAGAAAATCCATTCTGCGTCCATGACTGTTTGTTGAGATTACGTGAAGGTTGATCCTGATACAAGCTGTTATTCTATCTTTACTGGTGAATATGAATAGTCAACAACAGAGCTGCTGTGACTCTTCAACCCAACTGGCCGAACAGATACAGAGGAGAAACCGTCACACTGAGGTGTGAGATCCAGGGAGGAGACTCTGAGTGGGAGTATGAATGGACAGCAACCAGCTCACGTGCAGCTCCCAACACAAAGGCATTCAGGATGAGTCTGGGGTCACATCTGAGCGGCAGCTACTGGTGTCAGGGCCGACTGAAAGGTGCACGACAGAATTCAACAGGATGGAGTGTTCCCCTCACGTTGTCTAATGGTAAGTCAAGTCATATTTAGAATTAAAATACAGGTGTTTAAGTTTAAATGTTACAAGGTTAATATGTGTTCAATGCGCATGTACAAAAGAGAAGCCAAGATATCCCGGATACCTCATCTTGGACTTTTCAGGTCATatagagccagagtctgtgaaaTCATGATGGAGGTGAGGAGCTGTCCCGCCGACACATGTGCTCAACCAATCGCGAGTCAGAGTCAGCTGTGGATCATGACGTTTCACTGTTTTGATAGCAGCTAATAACTAattgaaaccaaactgatcagaaacatgaagaagtgaacaaactgaaatgaaagaaaccatgGTTGACAtacaggcagccaccagggggcgatcgctataatttggcttcacttttgggggcgGTCATGTCGATGGCTGAATGTGAAGCATCCAGAAATTGCATTGGTTCCAGAATCTCTAGACAAACATGAAAACGTGTTTTTGTTCTGACGATGTTCCGTTTCAGCGGCTGCACCACGACCTGTCGTCACTGTGTCTCCGTTATGGCTGACTCGTGGAGCCTCAGTGACTCTCACCTGTGGGGTTCCACATCCGACTGCAGGATGGAGGTTCTACTGGTACAGAGCTGACCCGACTTCTTCGTATCTGGTCCGCAGACATCGAGATACACTTGACATCCAGGATAGACTCTTTTCAATGCAGGACCGGGGTTTTCCTAAAAAAAGGTACCCCCAACTGATATTTATGGACATTCTTAAGTCCATTTATGAGCTGCTCCCAGGAAGCAGCGGAGGGACTGAACAAAACTCTTTCGTCATCCAAGGCCTGACGGAGTCAGCAGGTTATGCATGTCGAGC
Above is a genomic segment from Pleuronectes platessa chromosome 16, fPlePla1.1, whole genome shotgun sequence containing:
- the LOC128458389 gene encoding uncharacterized protein LOC128458389, which gives rise to MGHSLLCVLSLFWLITLLSCGCTEYAELTFEPNSTTLYSGEHIHFTCHMRETNVSEWSYEFKWNDKPLVPINSTNVLRIPELTPDRNGDYECIAHHNSSEENKWSNRATLSVSARTLKANKPRPTLTANNTTVTGKGSLAMICSVDNAAEWRYDWFKRNSAQILRYNETDDKIRISEEGIYNCRGRRGDTTFLTEDSNLVTIKNRDSHKASVALQPDWSLVFSGEMVTVRCEVPADVLTEWEYEWTKPNSNTVPKHNEYRIVNASSSDSGSYSCLAKDKKNLNSTTEWSDDITLTVYERPAANLSADHRAFPVGGSVLLTCSVGPASHGWNYYWYRGEKTSEPLKDEDFKSNGQSGSASREGLYWCRGGKGYPVYYTQYSNSVGIHGIVNNRAAVTLQPNWPNRYRGETVTLRCEIQGGDSEWEYEWTATSSRAAPNTKAFRMSLGSHLSGSYWCQGRLKGARQNSTGWSVPLTLSNAAAPRPVVTVSPLWLTRGASVTLTCGVPHPTAGWRFYWYRADPTSSYLVRRHRDTLDIQDRLFSMQDRGFPKKRYPQLIFMDILKSIYELLPGSSGGTEQNSFVIQGLTESAGYACRAGRGDPVFYTEYSDPKWVWSLDSNSSVSLTVRPDTVQHFRHDEIHLTCNGNSDKCRFWRFTRDRLSYSQETITSFTWAMEDLPSGVYWCGSGSELSNAVNITTDSDRVILESPVHPVTGGQSVTLGCSWLRRNLDSSFSFYKNGELLQSDVSSKLEISAVSKSDEGFYKCEHSGFFSPERWISVKYSDRVILESPVHPVTGGQSVTLGCSWFRRNLDSSFSFYKNGELLQTDVSSKLEISAVSKSDEGFYKCEHSGFFSPERWISVKSPPCTSPVPLVVGLVGGITLICFLSLLLLCWCRYSKNLCCDRLSQSLRTNQSSDPAVHHNEIQLQLYSSLLHGDECIYESIRGDTEEGTRGDPEETSDYVNENPHSATGPR